Within the Osmerus mordax isolate fOsmMor3 chromosome 6, fOsmMor3.pri, whole genome shotgun sequence genome, the region GTGTGAATGTGttgaggatgtgtgtgggtcttaTATCTGCATTCATGAGGTCAAAAGGCAGGCTGGAGGAAACTCATAAAATACTTCCCGAGAGGTGCGTCCTGCCCACCTCAGTGAAGAGAAGGTTTTCAAGGAGATGAATTCCAGGAATCACGACGGAGTGCAACAAATCACTCTGTCACCACCCTTGTCATTATCTAATTGCTTTCTTGTTGTTTTAAGACCTTTATATCTGCCTCCATCTTGTtccgtccctccccctctcccccattccCGGACCATGCCTCGCTCTCTTTCCGGCTCTGAAACATCTTTTCAATAATGCTAAAATGCAACAACCAACATGGCCTTATAACTGTAGTCAAATATATCAACACAAAGACAGAGGGAAACCTTCTAGAAGGGGGATACACCAGTGACTGACCTCCTCCGGAGATGGCAAAGCATCTGTGCTGGAGGGTTGTGTAGCAGTTGCCTGTGCTGTCACACAACTACTCACTCCTAAATCAATGCAGAAAAGTCCTAAACTGATTCAGATATGCTTTATGACCAGATATGATCATGCCTGATTGTAGCAGTGGCCATGAGCTGAACATGTTTTTGATGAAGTTGATCTCGCCAAACTGCAGTAGATCAAATCAGTCTGATAGAAGTGAAGAATCTGTCTGTATAATTCCctagtgggagtgtgtgtgagcgtgcacgTGCGCGTATTAATGAGTGTATTTAGACAAGTCTCTTAGGAAGATGTCTACACTGTCTACCACGGAGAGAGGAAGCAACATGtctgaaacatttacatttacatttagcagacgctcttatccagagcgacttacagtaagtacagggacataccccccgaggcaagtagggtgaagtgccttgcccagggacacaacgtcatttggacgGCCGGgtattgaactggcaaccttcggattactagcccacttccctaacgctcagccacctgactcccagatgcCTTCACATCAACATCTCAGACAGGGCCACTTCCTCACTGCTCTCACATCCATTAAATATCAATATTCTACACAGACGCAAAAGTGTAGGTCAATGTGAAACAGGAAAACAGTTTCTTTGACTCCAAAATCACTTCAGTGAGGGGCAATTTCGGGAACCTGCTAAGGTAGGTGCTGATGGAATACTATtgagtaaaaaaaactgtatattGAAACAGTGGCAATGATACTGTACTCGCTCAAGATTGTTTACAGTTGTCCTTCCAACACTGAGAAATAGCCGCAATTTCATCAACAGGAATGTAGCAATAATCAATTGGCAACAGCTATCTTCCAGTGACAGGGCTGAGATGTTTCAATCAAGCCATGCATAATCTGATCAGCATAACCGTAATTCAAgatggtggagaggagtggagcacAGTCGCCCTCTGTTATCGGCATCCCTGAAATGACTGATCCGATTTGCTCCAACGTGATGGAGGAAAGACATGTCATGAACCACTGTCAAACACCCACTTGCGATCAAAGATGCTGTTGTGATTCACCTGGGAAAGGTGAGCTAGTTTGCTAACTTTGTTTACAACTTTAGCTACAGTAAAGATCAGACATCTTGCTTATGTATTTTAGATTATACCTTATGTAATAATCATCTAATCTGTAATAAACATGAAATCCTCACTACATTCCCATCTCCTTATGCAATATCTAAATGGAGTTACACAAGTGAAATAGGAACATTCCATTTCTCCCTTGTGGGAAAAAGAATTATGACAAAATTCTCTACCTTCAGACTAAGAGGATGTACATGAGATAAGAACCTGGCTGAGCTGTATAATCATGAGATTGTGGCTCCCAACCACGTCCTATCACCACTTCGGTCACCACCAGAATATCAGTCCACACATTAGACCAAGAAAACATGTTCCAAGAGAGATATTGGCATTTGTCTTGCGTACCTTTTAAATTAGTTTATGTATTCACCTTCACTTTGTGAAGTGTATTCCGTCATTACTGATGCTCATTATGTTTGTAAGACTATGAGACTGATTTGGCTTCTGCACAATGGATGAGTGAGAAATTAATGAGGCGCCTTAGTGTTCAGGTCAGACAATGATGGTGAATCATTTGAAAGCATCACTCATTTTAAGTGTTTAAAAGTCAGTGAGGGGAGAACTTTCTACAACAGTCACCATTTGGCACATCATTATTACTATAAAACCTGTAATACAGTGTAAGTGATGAACATTTATATTTAAGCTAAATGTATATGAAGGCGGACGGTCTAATCATAATAACATAACTCAAACGCGTgaccatatactgtatattatttaAAGTCTTGATGTTCGCATGGCATACTGTCCTGCCTCGACAAGCTTGTGATCAAAGATAGTGCATACTGCGTTCCTATTGGTTGCTGGATGCGAGCGTGGAACCAGTTCAATAAACACAATCTCCTCAATTCAAACAACCAACTTAAGGACAATATATTAAACTAAAGTGAAAATTTTACAGAGTAACATTgcattataaaaaatatatttattagcTACACAAATAATTCCAAATCTGACCGTCCAACCTGGTTTTAGACACTTGGTACAGGTATTTGAGCCACCTTCTACACAGCATCGTCGACATACTGTAGATATTAAAGCATCACTTGAGACTTTTCAATAATATGGTACGAGTCAAACTTATAAGGGACAACATACAGATGCCAATTGCTGCCGTACAGGTAAAAAAGTGATAAACAGGCGCATCGTTTAGATTTGATCCAAGCTCTGTATCGTGCCCGGTAAAAACAAACACGCACTTACTTTCAGACGAAAGCTTGTACCATGACCCGCTTCTCTTCTTTGCGAAGGTGTTTAAAATGTATTCTCTTCCTATTTCTTCTTTAGTCGTTCATCATAGGTGAATGTTCAGTGGCAAACGTGCGGAGTAATTTGACCTTCTTCTCATAGCAACTACCATCACtagagggaacaggaggggaGACGCGGATCAAACCAAACGGACCTTACATGTAATCGCAACTCTGTGTTGACGGAGTAGAGATACGCACGACACACGGACAGATGAGGATGAGTTTGAAATAACGGTTATGAACTGGCAGAATTCCTATGGAAAACGACTGTTTCTGAGTATTTGATTATATTATGGACAAAGTCACATTCAGTAGGTTAATCTTAATTTCAGATACAAATTATTTCAGATATCATAGTTAGATGATATTTACAGATTTGAAAAATGACCTTGAGATACCCTACTGAAAACCTAAGGCTAAGGatgtcacacaaacaaatataagTAAATATGTCAGTTGTGATTTCTGAGcaaatacttaaatgtgtgataTTCGTATACCACAGGTCCATGAAATAATAATATCATGGCACTGTGAACACTCATATATCAGTTTGTATCTGGCTTGGTGACCTTAATTCTGATTGTATGCACATATACTGGTACTAGTGTGCATGGAAGAGTGTCTTTCCATGTGTGGGTCCGAGTCATACAGCTGgacagagcagggattagagctCAGAGGAGtgcatggagagatggagggattgatGGATGATAGAGGGATTGATTAAGGGGTGGATGGATAGAAGGCTCGAGGGattgatggatggacagatggagggatggatggatggcgcAGACCTGCCTGTAGTGTGGAACATGGACGTCTGGTGTCGTGCAGGACCAGTGCTGGCATGAGACTGCACCACAGGAGGGCTGGCTGCTTTGTCATGGcagagcgcacacacgcacgcacgcagacacacacacacacacatacacttgggGCCTGTAAACCAAGGCTGAATCTCCTTTCAGTTACATAATACAGCTACAGAACCTTTTCCCAATGCACCATAATCTATAATTCAGTTTCAAAAGCTTATTCTCTATCTATGCCCTTTTTTTAATTAGTCCAAGCTGTACACCTGGTTGCCATGGCTATACTGTATGTCTCCTGGGTGACGCCCTGACTTTACGCCCTGTAATTGACTGGGTCACAGGTAATGAGAAGGCTTCTCGTTAGCACACTCACATCTCCCATGGCCAGGGGATATGGCTTCAATAAATAGAAGGGCTCTGAGAGGATTTCGAATAAACCCATCATCAAATAACCTCACTTCAATAACCAGTCGAATATTGCATGTTACATATTCCACGTTAGACAGTCGTTTATTGTGAACCAGGAACATAGATTGCTAATATTTAGGTATTCAATCTTGTCTATGTGGCTTGATGATAATGATCAATGTTCAAACAATCAATCGGTAAATCTCAAATGCCACTCAGATGCACATATAAAAGTGTTTTATTCCATAAAGCTCTTAGCTCTTCATAAAGAATTCCCCTGTGACTGAGGTATATGATCTCAGCGCAGCAGGCCTACTGCTTGTCTGGTCTGCTAGGTCTGTACCTTTGGTGTTACATATCAACACAAGGTCACTGAGTTTGACTGTAGTCCAGTTGAAACCAAGTCAGTTAGAGCACTGGCCTGCCAGGCCTCCAGATGCTCTTTAAAATCACATTTATGAGCACGCTTCCATTGCACATCCTGCCCTGAACACTGATGAATAGAAAAATACTTTGCCATTTCCCTGCCCTGTCCAATTGGCTCTTCAAGATGCATCTCATACTGTGTCCTGCAGGGTCCACTGGCTTTGCTTTCTAGGTTGACACTGTACTTCAAGTCTGAGTCTTATGTACAGGATACAGAAATGGATTCTGGACTGAATGTGACATATTACAGTCATGAGGTTTCAGAATACTTATTGCAACTGTAGTTTAGGTTGATGGTCTGTTGACCCCAGACCAGTGATCAACAGTATGAGATAGTTCACCATGCCCAGACCATCTTATTTGACAGTGGACCAAAACCTCAAGCCAAACAGATATACATTGTTATTCTGCCAAACAAGACATGAAAGTGTGACTAATAGTTGAACAATTCATAACCTGTCTTCATTCAATTGATGGATTCATTCTTTCCCATTGTCCATATTAACGTGCATAGTGGCCGTCCCATTGTCTGTGTGGTGGGTGTCTGTGGGACCACACTGTCTTGGAGGCAGCATCACAGGCTTTCTCGGCCGCTGAGCCGGAAACAGAGCATCTCTCAAGTACAAATGAAGACTTGTTACTGTATTGACTGACGGCCTGCTTCAGTGGCGAGGGGAGAAAATCGATGAGAGCAGCATGGTGGCCGAGGGGCTGAGGATTCCACGTCTCGACGCCCACCCGCCGACAGCCTCGCGGGCCCTCTCAAGTacaagaggatggagagaaagacgagggggagggaggagaaggagagggaggagaagagaaaggggaagTCGTTGACACCATGTTTCCTGGGAAACTTCGGATTCtgtgagaggatgaggaagaggtcgctctgtaagacgctctggataagatgactaaatgtaaataggtgTGCAGGCTAGTCAACTGTCTACCTCACGCTGTCTAATCCCGCAGATGGCATTTGCACATGAAACCCCCGGTTCTCCTCCTGCTGTCATGTGGGATACGTTCCTCACCTGCAGAACATGGGGAACCTTGTTATCTGCTTGGGAACTGACAGCAACTGGGCTAATGAAAGCAGCAGGACAGAAATGGACAGCAGGAACAACCTTCAAAGGGGACAACCTTACAACTGAGTCTTCGTTGATAAGGCTGGCAGTTTTAACTCTGGATTATAAATAGCTCTTCTTTTTGAAAGTCAAAGAGGTCAAACTGAATAAAGATTTACACTGACGTTAACTGGAAACAAAAAGGATACATTTGAAATTCTTCCTGCCACCTACCCTGGAATAGTTTAATCACTAACTGAACCGATGACGCAAGGAAAAGGGGCATTACCAGACATGGCTAATCGGACAAATTCAAACAAGGCCAGTCAACAGGTTTGGAGATGTGAGCAGCTGACTATTTCTGGGAACGCGATACAGGGCTGAAAAGGGCGATGGCCTTTGGTGATAAACACAGCATTCTGGCGGATGTATTCCAACCCTATCTGATCAGCCAACACTCGGCAGGAAATGACTTTTTATGAAGTCCTATGCTATCTCAATTACAGTTTGATTTCATGAAATGGCACCTGTATGTAACATATGTGAGAGGgaaaaaatacaatttaatgGAATAATTGTCACATCCCTCAAATGAATTTGAAATAGGAATCTATAATGAATGCTTTGGGATCAAATATCCTTGCAAGGTAATTGAATTATTTCACATTTGACTACATGAAAATAATATGGTGTTGTGAGTCTGGCGAATCTGTAATAGAATTTGAAGAAGCGTGTTGATGGCGTGTAACAGAAAGAACACAAACAATAGAATCAAATTGCACGCATTTTTGTcaatctctccacctctcaacaccccaccctctccccctctttcctgaCAGTGTGTATGTACTCCCCAGTTACAGTGTAGGTGTTCCAGAACGAAATTAATCTTGCCAAGAAGGACCACAGAGGtacactgtgttgtgttgcacaGCACTGAATTGTGGTAAACCATGTAGCTAGTATTTGTGCTCCCGTCCTCAGTGGCCCTGCTCccctcagtgtgtgttgttgggAGGAAGTCAAGGCAGCTGAACAACTCAGCTTGTCTGTATCAGAGGCTGTTGAATGTCAGGGGAAGCAGGGAATGAACATTACCATAAAAATGGCTGCTGCCTGAAGATACAGAAGGAGGGTCAAGGACAGTGTGGAGGAGACCTCTGGCTGTGGCAGGCACAGCTCAACACAGTAATCACGCAGTACAGGCTACACAGCCACGAGCTGTGACAGGCTCTCCAGTACGCAACATTCAGCAGCCAAGGGTACTGTACATCTATCATTTAAGGATGAACCACAAATCTCTTGGGTGTTTCGTTTCTATAGGAGGTAGATACATTTCCAtattgattttttattttttataactcACATTCCGGGAAAAAACTACAAGCAAAGCATTCATCCCGGGATCAAGAAAAGATAAGATCAAAAGTCTTCAAAGGTAAGCAATCATATCCTGGTGATACCAGCCCCTGTGTGACACGCCCATTAGGATCTGGGCCATTCAATCTTATCTGCAAGGATTTACATTTAGAATCCACAATCAAATGCATGTCAAGCTAGAAGAGTCTAAAAGGCTAGAGGTCTCCCATAAGAGAAAGCCTGTTTACAGTCAGACCCATTTCAGCCAAGGGCATGATGTGTAATACAGTGTTTACTGCAATGGTGGCTGGAGTCATGACTTTCTTGGACCCACTTTGGAATGTCCTTGGGTAGAGGTTGCACTCATGGAAGGACAAAACTCAAGTTGCCCTGGCTGGATATCGGAATACCTCTCTGACTGAGGCCATGCAATGGTCGACTGCATGTATTTCAATTCGAGAATCTCTCAAGGAGACATTTTAGGAAGAAAACTGTAAATTATTATTACTAGCACATAGTGCCCATGATGCCGTCGATGATGTAGATATcggtgacacacaaacacagagattcctggaaTGATAAATAGTGCAGTGGTCGTGATTTTTGTGCCTGTTATGCAGCTTCAGTTTTTATCAGTTGCTTTTTgtacatttctcagatcacaatacaCATTCTCAAAactacttgttcaacctccacatcatctagCCATTTATGCATGTCATAAAAGCAATTACTCATTCTTATGAACATATTGCCAATCCACTATCAAacttgcacagacacacagacacacacacagaaacacacacacatacacacacacactcactcacacaaggaGAAATCCCTCGCATTATGGTATAGATTGTTACCATTTATAGTACATTATTATTTAGTAAACCTGTCATTTATAAGTCAAGGGAAAAGCATGAATGTGCCTGAATAGGTCAGAACCATTATCGAGTGACGTTTTTGAcgaagagtgattcaatctgAAAAGAAGAAGATATCAAATGCTATTCACCGTGACCTTTCTGCCTGGTGTGACGTTCATCTGATGACTTGCACCgcagacacaccaacaccagGTATGATTATACTTGAAATGTgagtcatccccctctcctttcagcGTAATCTGCTAGGAACGAGAGCCTTCTGGCCCCTCAGCACACAGATTCAGGGCCACAGCTGAATGACACAGACAGTCATCAATATGGATGTCACATTGAGACCGGAATGACGCAGACCCCTGTTCTCTGGTAGCTACAGAACACACGGCTGCCTACCAAAGGACTACTTGAATGAATTACATACTCGACAAGAGATATGACTGGAGTCTTTGGTTGATTTTTTATCAAGCCCCAAAGTAGGGCACTTCATCCAGAATAAAGATGTTGGAAACTATTTGCAATATGGTAAAGATCAGTAGAATAACTGTATACttaactttttttgtgtgtgactgatCCACTTGGCCCCCtattatgtttgacttgttAGCTTGATAGTCACTATGGGTACTGACTGCATGTTTTGGTCCAGAAACTTCAGAGACAAGAACTCCAGTATGGTGAACTCCTGAGTCACAGGGACCCCTGGAGGTCATCAGAAGAACTGCACCCTGCCCTTCGGTTCTGATTTGAGCGATAGGCAGTGTTAAAAGTCGAAACGTAATTTGTCCCAAATCGGCGTCTGTAGCTAGCTGTAATCAGGAAGCATAGGCTACATCTATTGCTCCAAATacagaaacatatttacaaTAAGATAATATAAACTTGTTTCCAGTTGGTTTGTATTTCGAAGTTCATTGCAATGCGCCGAAGGACTGACGGCCACGAAGCCAGCGGAGAGGCAGCAAAACCAGTAAAGGTAACATTAGCTGCTAGGCAACGAGCCGTTCAGAATGAATGAACTGACCAAGCTGTTGTGGCACTCTGCTGACTGTACTGGAACCAACTGCCAACAACTCCTCCACTAACTCGCTGACTATATAAAGCATGACTGTAATGATTACGTATCTACACGTTACTTTACACTTTGTTTGAATAACAAAGCAGACTTATCTATGTATTGCCTTTTTTTGCTAAGACTCCAAATCCGGCGGCAGCAGGGCAGCCCAGGTCTAGGTCCGAAGATGCAGGTACAACTAGTACCTGCTGGTCCACATTGTTGACGGTGGGTAAATGTCTGCTCCTCGTCATCTTCATCCCTCCGTTCCTGAACTATGCTtccctgcagagagagggcCAACTGCTGATGCCCAAAGGTACAGCATCTGCTAAACATTACACGTGTAATCCTCAATGTTTATTGATGTTATACATTGTCTCCGTTGGGCGAGGTACATTATTGGGTAACAAATGAGCATATCTTCAACCTCTAACATGACCAAAACGGCAGGAGCAGTGGTACAACACAATTCCCAGACATTCCCCTCAACATTCCCTTGCTTCTCAACTTGTGTGTCCCCAGACTAACACAGCAGGAGGAACTAGAATGCAAGCAACgcaaatacacaaaaaaaaacctaTACCACACACAATATCGGCTACCTAACCACTTAATCCGAATGGATGGCATTCACACTATTCTTTGAATTTGATCTTGAAGAGCTTCAGTACATTATTATGATCTTAACCAAGACATTGACTTTTATTGGATTGACCGAACAGACAACAAGGTTACCCTACAATGTCAGAAGATTGATGCGGCTGCTTCCTAGCCGGTCGAGCCAGTCTGACAAAGACGTGTGCTTGGGGTACTGAAAAGGCCCCATCTGCAATAATCACTTATGAAGggctttctctccttttcagaAGGTCAGTTGGTAGACGTTGGCTTGGGCCAGACCATGCATATGATGTGCAAAGGACAAGGACAACCAGTGGGTCAGTGATTAACATTATCATTGTTTTACCATCAATTTCAAGGAGACATACTTGTATAATCTGACTTTGTTGTTGTATTCACGATTCATCCCCCCTTATCTGTCGGTCTGACTcgcctgtctgactggctgtctgactggctgtctgactggtttctctgtctgtttgtggtcCTCACAGTCTTGCTGGATGCCCCAACTGGTATGTCCTCTGATGTGTGGCACTACATACAGGAAAGCATAGCACCACTCACCAAGGTGAGGAGACAAGCAGCCTACGCTAGCAGGCTTCTCTGATACCCTAACAGGCTTCTCTGATACCCTAACAGGCTTCTCTGATACCCTAACAGGCTTCTCTGATACCCTAACAGGCTTCTCTAGCGAACTGATGGATCTACTTCTTTCGGGGTGCATTTTATGCCACGTAACACTATAAACCTGAACATTAAAATGATGTAACCATTTGATATTGCTTTTATGCAGATGAACCATTGATAAGCTGCAGATTTTCTACGCATTGCTCTCCGGCTGAGTGTCCCATCCAGTAGCATTATGAGCCGTAAACCTTAATCCACGCTGATAAACATGCCCCAGAATTTCACACTACCAGAGCACAAACACTGTCTCTGCATGTGGCTCTGTTGCCCGTGGTAACCAGGGTCACATTGTCCGGCAGCACCCGGCATGTTCCCTCTCATCAGCCCACACGCGCAGTCTGTAGGGGACATGGAGGTGACAGCCTGCCCCACGCTGTTTGTCCCAAATCTGACACCGTGCTAATGAGATCACATGCTGCTGGGGCACAGTGTGTCCCCTGAAAACCACACTGTCCCCAGACCCTGTGTGGTGCAcagcacacagtacacagactcTGCTTGCCTCATGTTGCATTTAGCTTTGACATGCTGGCCCAGACCACCGATGTTTAAAATACTGTGCCTCTCAGAGAAACTATTACTATAACTGCTATTTCTGTTGTGTGCTGAGGATTTGATTGGAATAATAAGCCCTTACTAATGTTGTGGCTGGTATTATAATTATAACTATTGTTGTAGTACTATTGTGGCGCCTTTTTAGACACCATACCTTTTTAGTTATTTTTTGTGTGgatgaatgttgtgtgtgtagttttatgtcgcagtgtgtgtgtgtagtttttgACTTGTTAGTTTTTGTGCTCCCAGGTGTGCACCTATGACCGTGTGGGCCTGGGCTTCAGCAGGAGGTTCCTCCAGAACGAAACCATGGGAACGGAGAAGGTGTGGGGCGTGTCCACCTCAGGACGGTAaagctcctcccctctgtgcttggtggtgtgtgtgtccggagTGTGCttggtggcgtgtgtgtgtctggggtgtgtttggtggtgtgtgtgtccggagtgtgcttggtggtgtgtgtgtccggagtgtgcttggtggtgtgtgtgtgtctggggtgtgtttggtggtgtgtgtgtctggggtgtgtttggtggtgtgtgtgtgtctggggtgtgtttggtggtgtgtgtgtgtctggggtgtgtcTGGTGGTGTGCGCTTTTGATCATTTTCCTCTGGCAGTCCAGCTTCTTCCCCAGACTGTATTTGATTAGATGAAGGGGCCGTTTGGGGACAGCTCATTGATTTGTCTCGATAAGAGAGTAATGTGGAGGGCCCAGCATCAAGAGAGAGAGTCCAGCACACCCTGCtgtctgagcccccccccccccgcccacgggcgtctgcctccctcctcgtctctctctctttgacaccGTGAAGACTTGTTGGATGTTAAGTCTGTCGTAGCGGTGGGCGGGCTGGGTTTGCACGACTGTCAGCAGTCTTGTTTACCTTGGCAAcaggcccagccagccagccggggGGATGCCTACATTTGACGCAAGCAatcgatcccccccccccaaatgcaCCAACGTGGCGAGACAGTGTGTTTGATGTCTGTGCTCCCCCTGCCGCAGTGAAACCTCATCATTTGGGGCGCGGCGCCCGGCTCCTGATTGATGAGTGCCCCGGAAGCAAAACAACAGATGGCCGTCGCCGTGGCGATGTGTTTcacgtgatgatgatgatgatgatgcgcgTATCTCTGCGGTTTGTTTTGGTTCCTGTTCCTGCTCTGCGAGGCCGAGCAGTCAGGAGCAGAAGGGGTTTCTTCCACTGCAGGCTGAAGATCCAGAGTGCTGTTGTTTGTCTGGGTAGGGCTCCATCTGGGGTCCTGTGAGAGGGGGCGTCCTAGCAAGCTGTCCCAGCAGGCTCCAACGGCAAACTGAAGAAAAGGCAGTCTGTCGGGGTCTCTGTACGCCTAGAGGGCCAGAATTGTAaatgtttgtctctctccccctccctctccctctctccccccccaaccccccccaggATGGTGGATGACCTCCACCGCCTCATCAAGGCCACCGACACAGCCACGCCCCTCATCATGGTGGGCTCCGAACTGGGCGCGCTCAACGCCAGGTTCTACAGTCACATCCACGACGCGTGAGTCTCCTTCTAGAACCTGACAGAACCCTCCCCTTCCCAATAGGACCGCTATTTATAGTCGGAGAACACTGATGTTCTCATGAATCCACATAGTGGAAGACCAAGAGGAGTCTGTGTTTGATTTGATCTGCTTTGAAGATCCAAAGCAATGCTTCAGATATTTGGAACGTTTGAGTTTTCACCGAATTACACCATACCATTCCAATAGTATGTGTAGCTTTCCCAACAACTCCGAAGCCATTACAAGTCCGTAACTCATCAGTCTggggcccagtttcccagacatgaatTGAGCCTGGTCCTAAAGTAAgagagaaattcaatgaagTTCTCCATTGAAAATTTGTTTtagactaggcttaatccatgtctggggaaCTGGGCCCATAAGTCATAAATACTTC harbors:
- the si:dkey-122a22.2 gene encoding uncharacterized protein si:dkey-122a22.2 isoform X1 → MRRRTDGHEASGEAAKPVKTPNPAAAGQPRSRSEDAGTTSTCWSTLLTVGKCLLLVIFIPPFLNYASLQREGQLLMPKEGQLVDVGLGQTMHMMCKGQGQPVVLLDAPTGMSSDVWHYIQESIAPLTKVCTYDRVGLGFSRRFLQNETMGTEKVWGVSTSGRMVDDLHRLIKATDTATPLIMVGSELGALNARFYSHIHDAQVSDLVLIDPIPEDIFEEDQWNQHWYSHAVPSLQAMQLSAATGLSRLLIILGLLQPLITGDNISEDLLQRQKYLLSNPAHQSSAVDEHYFLNESASQVRDISKFKPLSSRTSVSVITGDSFDEKIPAHLNQMVAKLQKDFLDRYYPTANHIHAQGGDRRMLYKNPSVISKYLWQLVAQRQARRKSQ